In Helicobacter pylori Shi112, the genomic window ATCATGCTCAATGATAGGGTTGTGGTCATTAGAAGCGGCGATGTGATCCCTAAAATCATCAAACCTTTAGAATCTTATAGGGACGGCTCGCAACATAAGATTGAGCGCCCCAAAGTTTGCCCTATATGTTCGCATGAGCTTTTGTGCGAAGAGATTTTTACTTATTGTCAAAACTTAAACTGCCCGGCAAGGTTGAAAGAAAGCTTGATTCATTTCGCTTCTAAAGACGCTTTAAACATTCAAGGCCTAGGCGATAAAGTCATAGAGCAACTTTTTGAAGAAAAACTCATTTTTAACGCCCTGGATTTGTATGCTTTAAAATTAGAAGATTTAATGCGGCTAGACAAATTCAAAATCAAAAAAGCTCAAAATCTATTGGACGCTATTCAAAAAAGCAAAAACCCTCCCTTATGGCGTTTGATTAACGCTTTAGGGATTGAGCATATTGGTAAGGGAGCGAGTAAAACGCTGGCTAAATACGGCTTAAATGTGTTAGAAAAAAGCGAAGCCGAATTTTTAGAAATGGAAGGCTTTGGGGTGGAAATGGCGCGCTCTTTAGTCAATTTTTATGCGAGCAATCAGGAATTTATCCGATCGTTATTTGATTTGTTAAACCCTAAAAACAGCGATATGGCCAAAGAAAAGCAAAAAAGCTCTTCTGTTTTCAATCATAAAACGATTGTTTTAACCGGCACGCTTTCTAAACCACGGCAAGAATACGCTCAAATGTTGGAAAATTTAGGGGCAAAAATTTCTTCAAGCGTGAGCGCTAAAACCGATTTTTTAATCGCTGGAGAAAACGCCGGCTCAAAACTCGCTCTAGCACAAAAACATGGCGTGAGCGTTTTGAATGAAGAAGAATTGTTAAAGCGCCTTAAAGAATTTGATTAAATTCTAAAGAAAAATTCCAATTTTCATTCTTAATGAATTTACTCACAAGATCCTATTTTATAGTAGAATGCGAAAAATAAAGATACTTTAAGGAGCAATAATGGAACACCATAAAGCGCACACAACCATTCAGGCTTTACAAGCCAAACGCAAAAAATTGCTAACAGAATTAGCCGAGTTAGAAGCAGAAATAAAAGTGAGTAGCGAACGAAAAAGCGGTTTTAACATTTCGCTCTCGCCCAGTTTGTTAGCTGAAATAGAAGAGATAGAATACGAAGAAAAAACCAGTAAAGAGCGAAGAATCAATCATAGCGTTTTACTCTCTCCTAGTTTTATGACTAAAGTGGATGAATACATGAAAGAGAAAGGTTTTTCTAACCGCTCGCTCCTCTTTGAAAAAGCGTTGGAATTTTATATGTTAAAGCACCCATAAAACCAATAACGGACAAAAATGAGAGAGTGTTTGGGGTTTTGATCGTGAAAAATCAAAAACTCCGTTTCTTTTTTAGGGTCTTTCTTATTTAAAACTTTGGCTTTGTCTATTTTTTAGAGTTGGAGTGCTTTTTAAAATCGTTTTATGTTGTTTATGCGATTAGAGCGTATCTATCAGTAACTCTTTTGGCTCGTTTTATCAAAGATTAGTTAATTTTTTAGCAACACTACGCTAAATAAAACCACCGTTTGAATACAATAATCCTAGATGGGATTTTAAATCATTTCTGTCAAAGGGGGTTTTATGCAAAGGGGATTTTATGATTTCTAATATCAACATTACACCTAAAAAAAACATTAAAAACGCTTTAAATGTAAATAATTTTTCATTTAAGAGTAATACTAGCACAGCTATTATTGGCACAAACGGTGCTGGAAAGTCAACGCTTATCAATACTATTCTAGGTATTAGAGCGGACTACAATATCAAAGCACAAAACAATAACACCCCATACAAAAATAATATTATGCCACAACGCAAACAATTTGGAGTTGTATCTAATCTGTTCAATTATCCACCTGGACTAAATGCAAACGATATATTTAGATTCTATAAATTTTTTTATAAAAACTGCACCATAAATCTATTTGATAAAAAACTTTTAAATAAAACTTACGAATCATTAAGTGATGGACAAAAACAACGATTGAAAATTGACTTAGCTCTTAGCCATCACCCACAATTAGTTATCATGGATGAACCAGAAACCAGTTTAGAACAGAATGCTCTTATAAAACTATCAAGTCTTATTGAGTTGCGTAATACCCAACAACTTACAAGCATTATTGCTACTCATGATCTGATTGTTTTAGAAAGTTGCAAATGGGTCTTGCTTCTTAATGGTGGCAACATTGCTAAATATGAGACTTTAGATTCTATATTAAAAACTATAACTATATCTTTCAGCCTTAAAGAAAAACTGAGCGCAAAAGACTTATTGGCATTACTAAAGGATATTTAATGGGTGCAATTTTATCTATTTTAAAGCTTGAAATCAAATCTTATCTTACCAATACAAGTGCATTATTTTGGACTTTTATTTATCCCATTTTAATGCTCTTACTACTAGTTTTTGTTTTTTCAAAAAATACCACTGAGGTTTTTTATTTTAATAGCATCATAGGTCTAATGGGACTGCTTATTATCTCTAGTGCAATTTTTGGTCTCACACAAGCTATAGCAAGCTTGAGATCACACAATGTATTCTTGTTTTATATACTATCGCCAGCAACTTTAAAACAAATAACTCTTGCACTCATTGCTTCAAGACTAATAATTGTGATCATATATGCGTTTACCTTTATCGGAATCTCTTTTTATACACTCAACATTTTTGATCTCCTTAATTTTAAAACGCTCATTTTTGGATTTATTAGCATTTTTTCAAGCTCATTATTTTGCTTTTGTTTAGCCATTTTTGTCGCTAAAATCTTTCAAAATGAACAAAGTATCTTAGGATTTGCCAACATTATCAATCTCTACGCAGTAATTTCTTGTAATGTATTTGTTTCTCTAGACTATCTACCTAGTATTGGTCAGTTATTTATCAAAACTTCTGTTTTTTACCAACTTAACCAACTTTTACTAAAGTCCTTTCAAGGAATTGACCCTATACTAATACTGATAGCTTCAACACTTTTCATTGTTTGTGGCATTACCCTCTTTTTACTAAGCGCTAATCGCATGCTGTTAATAGAACGCATGCGTTAAATATTTTAATCCCACCATTGATTCATTTAATGGCTCAAAAAGGGGTAAGCCCCCACCTTTTAAAACGCTAAACGCATTCCAATGTTTCCGGTGATATTGATCATTTTGTAATCCAATCCAAACCTAGCCCCCACCCCAGCATTCGCATAAAAGCTTTTAAACAACCTCACTTCCCCACCTGTAGTGATGCTCGCAAAAGTGTTGTAAAGCTCGCCTTTTCTGTAGCTCAAAGTGTTATCGCCAATGAAACGCACCAATTTATCCCCCATTGATCGCACCAATAAATCCCTACCAATGCCGCCAATCGCATAAAAATAAGAGTTTTTATTGAAATAATGGCGGTTTTCAAAAGCAAAATCAATCGTTAAAACGGATTTTTTAGACGGATCCGCGTTCGCTTTAAACTGGTTATAGAGTGCGTTATTCATCACCCCTTCTAAACCGGTCATGCCAATATAGTAATACCTTAAACCAATTTGAGGTTTTAAAATGATGCTTTTGTTTTTAAACATGAAATCATACCCGTAATTGACTCTCGCGTTCGTCGTCCATGTGCTGTATTGATAAGATTGGTTGATCATAGAAAGCAGAGCGTCGTTGGAGCTGATCTGGGTTTTATTAGCCCCCCAAGTTTCATTGACGCTAAAGGTTAGCTCGCTCTTTTTAATGAAAGCTCTCGCATACAAGCCCACATCCACATTATCAGATTTAGAACTAGTGATGCGTTCATAAAACCCGCTATACCCATAAGCCGCATACCCTCCAACAATCACACCCTTAATAAATCTGTCATAGCCCACATTGATACCATAGAGCGTTCCTGTGCCATTTTCCACAAAGCTCACGCCCCCAACGCCGGTTGCCCAAAGGTTGTTTTTTAATTTATCCCTTTGAGAGTATTTTAAAATCACATCCATCGCGTTAGGGATTGCGTCAGCAAATCTTTGGTTTTTAAGGCTGCTCAAGCGCTCGCTAAAATCCGTTGAATCAAAGGAAGCGAAATTAGAAAGCTTTGCTAAACGGCCCATTTGTTGCGTGTAAGTGTTGAGCTGTAAAACATCGGTGGAATTGTTTTTAAGATTGGAGTTAGTAAGCATGCCTAAAGCACCGGTAATATCTTTCATTAAAGTAACAATGTGTTCAGTGGGCGTGTCTTGCAAATAATAAGGCGCAAACAAGGGATTACCCCCTTTAGCCATAAAAAGCGCATTCAGCCACATAAGGGAATTATTGCCCGCAGATTCGATCGCATTCAAACCAGCGCTGCCTTGAATGTATTTGATGTAATACTCCAAACTAGGGGCTTGAATGTTAATGGGTTTATCAGAGACGGTAACTTGAACCTTATCATAAAGGATAGATGAATACACCATTTGCCCTTGATTATCTTTAAAGCTTACCACAAGACCCCCATCTTTAATATTGACCGGTTTATTGTCATAACTTAACGAATCGCCATTTAGTCGCATGCGTTTGCCATTAAAATCAATGAGGGTGTAAAGCTTGAGGTAATCGCTCAAGCTCCCTCCAAGAATCATTTGATTATCATAGCCATAAACCATGCGTTTAGCGTCCATAAGCGTGTAAGCGCCTTGCTTGAGTTGAGTGTTAAAATTAATTAAAGCTTGATTATTGTAAGACATGATCGTAGAAGTGCGAGTTACATTAATAATCGTTTGATGGGTGGGATTATTAAGATTAAAGATTAATGGCCCTTCGCTCTTGAAATCGCCCCCCACATTCAAGCCGTTTTCATTCGTGCTGAGAGTCGCTCCTTTTACCACATTGAGATTACCGCTAATATCAGCCCTATGATTAGAGTTATTGTTAAAAGCGTTATTCACGATCAAATTATTCGCCCTTAAAAGAGCGTTTGATCCTAAATCCAAAGTCCCGATCGTGGTATTTTGTAAGACTTTTGAAAAATCCACTAATCCGTTCGCTTTAATTGTTCCTAAAAATGTGAAATTATTCGCATTCACTTCTAGCGTTTCATCGGTTGGAGCGCTTAAAGAATTAGCTTTTTTCTCGCCCATGCAATTTAAAACATTCACGCAAATCTGACCTTTTTGAACGCTAATGTCATTTTTAGAAGCATTCAGCGTTAAGCCGTTGGTAGCGTTTAAGGTATCTAGTGAAATACTAGAAAAATCTTGAGAAATAAATGAAAGCTTGCCCTGATATTGCGTGAAATTGATCGTATTTTTCCCGTTAAAGATAATGGACTTGCCCGCTACAAAATTCAATCCCCCCCCTGTGGCGTTACTAAACGAGCTGTTATTCACAAACACATAATCTTTAGCTAAGAAATTAAAATTCCCTTTTTGCCAGAGGTTGTGCAAGCCTTTAGGTTTGAGCAAAGAGCCCATGCCCAATTTCTTCAATTCATCTTGTAAGGGTTTAGGCAGTATAGATCCCAAACCTTGATGATAAACGCCTCCAAAGCCCTTATCAGCGATGATTTTATTAATCATTTGCCCTAAGACTTGATTGCTCATGATCTTATTCACTACGCCTTCGCCTAACAAATCGTTCAGCACTTTTTGACCCATTCCAGAAATCGCGCCCAACAATTCCTTACTGGGGTTAGTGATGCTATTTAAAGCGATATTCACTAACACGCTTAAATCCTGCGGGCCTAGCCAAGAAATGAGCTTATTGATTAAGGGGGCTTGATTGATCATTTGATTTAGAATATCCCCAAAGGTCGTTTTGTCTAAGAAATTCTGTAAGTCTTTAGAATTAGCGTTAGAACCTATTTTATCAAGGGCTTGATTTAACCCTCCAGGCACAAAATTATTGGCAAAAGAACTCAAACTTTGTTTTCCATACCAGTTATTGATGAAATTCTCTACATTTTCAATCCCTAAAGTTTTGACAATGAATTTTTCAAATCCTGAAGAATGGGCTTGGATTTGTTCTAAGAGCATTTGATCGATTTCTTTTCTTTTTATAGGATCTAGCGCGTTTAAAAGCCCGTTTTCACCAAAAACATCGCCCACCGTTTTAGAATTTAAAATTTCCATGATCGCGTTTTTAAATGCGCTCACGCCTAAGAGGTTATTCACTTCAGTAGGGTTAAGCAATGAGCTTAAAGTTTTAGAGCCAAAATCTTTAGGGATCATGCTGGCTAGATCTTTAGGGATGGCATTATCATTCAAACTCTCTTCATAAATAATATTAGAAAGGATATTCCCCAAACCTTTTTCCCCAAAAAGCTTATCAATACCCTCTTTCCCCAGATAAGAAAAGATTTTATCGGTCCCTTGAGCGTCAATATTGGCTTGATTGAGCACCAAATTTGTGCCGCTTTCAAAAGACACATTCGCGCTCCCTCCGCTCCCCCAAGCGTTCCCGCTGCCGATTGTCCCGGTAATGTAAATGTTTTTAGCCCTAAAATTAGCGTTAATGTAGCCCAAATAAGGCGAAGTGGAATTGAGCAACTGCCCTAAATTAGTCTGCCTAAACATCTGGCAAGTGTTATCCCCAACCGCGCATGGCTCTTTATAGCCATCGCCTCCAAACCACACCACGCTTTTAGTGTTCGTTTGCCCTTCTTTGATTGCCCCCACAACGAGATTGCCTTGAGAGAAATGATAATTAGCCGTGTTAGAAAATCCATTAATGATCTTTAATAAGCTCTTCCAATTTTCTTGGTTTAAAGTGATACCATATTTTTCAAAGATACCAAGAATAGTTTCAAAACTATTCGGGCTATTGAAATTGAGATTATCTAAAGCCCCCGAAGATAAAAGATTGGCTATTTTAGGCAAAAATTCCTTACCCAAGCTGGCAATAATACTTAAATCTTGCTTAGTGATAGCCTGATTATAAATGTGTAAGGCTTGTAAGGGCTGGTTTTGCGCGTTATAAGTCCCTGGTATCTCATTATTTTGATTAAAGCCTTTGATATTGCTATTCAAATAATAAGTGCCGGTCTTATCGCTTGTGTAATTATAGGAATTAGAGCTTTCATCATAAGGGTTTTTTTGGTAATCATACAAGCTGGGAGCGAGATTAAACATCTCATTATTAGAAGCGTAGTTCTGAGAAATCTGCACTTTCAAGCGGTTGTTATGCAAGGTTTCTGTAATCGTTTCAGTCGTGTTGAGCGGGTTAGTGAAACTCCAAGAATGAACGCCGTTATTAAACGAGTAATCAGCCTTTTCAATCTGTATGCCATAAAAACGGATCTTTTCATAGCCGTTATTCCCCATTAAACCCTGAATATTTTGGGCTTGTAAAATATTATAAACTAAGGGCTTGTTTTCTGCATCAAATAAATTCACATTAGACAGATTCAAAACCCCTTGAGTTCCAAAGCTGAAATTCCCGCTTGCATTAATGGATAAAGCGTTAGCGCCATTACCTAAAAGGTTTAGAGTGCCGTTTAAAAGAACGCTTTGAAAATTCAGGGTGCTGTTGTTGCCTAAATCAAATGAAGCGTCTGCATTAAAGGTCGCTAGTTTAGTGAAAGAAATTTGAGAATTATTAGCATAAAAACTCACAGGAGCGTTAAAAACGCTATCGCCATTGAAGTTCAACAAGCTTGATCCGTTGAGGTTGAAATCCGTTTCCCCTTCTACGCTAAGCGCATTAAAGCTCGCTTGAGAACTTTCAGCTAAATTCATCGTAGAGTTATTTTCAAAAGTGGAAGCCCCTTGGAAATTGATATGGATATTTTTAGCCCTTAAATTGAGCGTGGCTTGATTAAAATTCGTATTCCCTTTGAAATTGATAAGGCGCACAGAGTTGCCAAAATCAGGCGTTTTACCAAATAGCGGGATGCCATAAAAGGTTACATTAGCGTTATTGAAATTTGCTTGATTGAAGCTTAATTGAGCGTTAGGGTTCAAATTCAAATAAGACACCCCATTAAAAGCGGTTGTGCCGTTAAAATTCGCCACGCTGTTGTTGTAAAAAGAAAGGCTTGAAGCGTTTTCTAAAGTCGTTTGGGTTTGGCTATCCCCAATATTAATAGCAGCGTTGGGCTTGACTGAAAGCCTGGAATTATTGAAAGTAACATTCCCATTCAATGAAGACTGATTCACATTCTTAGACACATCAATAACCATTTGAGAGTTATTGAAAATAATGTTATTAGCTTTCAAATCATAGCGGATACCCCCCCCTAAAATGGAATTAGTAAATATCAAATCCGTATTCGCAACCATATTCACATACGATGAGCCGCTCTCAGTCGCTCCGTTAATATTGGTCCAGCCGCTAAAAGTGGTGTTTTCAAAAGTGATACGCCCTGAATTAAAATTAAAGCCTCCCCATGTGAAATCCCTAAAGTTAGAGTTTTTAATATCCATAGAAAGCCTGGAATTGAAATTCGCCCAAGAATGCTGACTCGCGCTGGTTTGTAAGCCCATAGCCACGGTTTGGAAATTCGTGTAATTTAACCCGTCAGCGTTCAAGGTTTCATCAGCGTTAAAATTAATCGTCGCCCCACCGCCAGCGTTAGGGTTGCCGACATTAAAATTATTCGTTAAAAAGATATTAGTCGCGTTGAAATTGCCATGCAAATACAGCAAATTATTCTTACCAAACCAGATAGATCCGCCATTATTATTGGCTTTTTCTTGCGCGCTCCCTAAAAGCAAAGTCCCTACCACCGTAGCCCCAAAGTTCAGCGACCACGCAAAAGCGCTAGAGCCAATAAGGTCTTGATTTTTATAAGGCGCGATATAGCACACGCCAACACACACAGGGGTTTTTCCTGGAATAAAATCAAATTGCTTCCTCACTTGACTCCAAATATCTTTAGAATCAGCGTCTGTGTGGAAAGGCGAAGAATTGAGCGTAAGGTATTTATAAGTGATAGAGCCCGGGTTAAAAGTTTCTTCAAAAACAAATTTTTGGCCGTTGCTTTGGGTGAATTGCACAAAAAAAGTATTATTATCCGCTCTTAATAAAGTCCCTTGTTCGCCGCCATAATGGATCAGATTCCATAAATTTTTTGAAAAAACATTATCCGCCAAAATTTCATTATTATATTTAATGTTATTCCCGCTTAAAAGCGTGTAAGTGGTTTTATCGGTCAAATCCCTTTCAATATTAAAAATACTATTATTGTCAATAGCGATTGATCCTTGAAGACGGCTGAAAGGATCGCTGTTAATGAGCGTGTTTGTGCCTTTAAAAGTGGTGTTTTTAGTGTCGTTAAACGAATAGCTACCGCCACTAAACGAGTTGTTGTTGAAAATAAGGTTTTGCGCTTTTGCGTTGATATTATAGGAATTGAAGGTGTTGTTTTCTAGGGTTAAAGAATTTCCAGCACTGTTTTCACCCCCTTTATAAATCAAAGTGCCATTATCGCTAAAATTAACATTCTTAATCACGGCATTTCCGTTAGCACTAGCGTTATCCACGCCAAAATTCCCCCCTCCATTCACAGAGCCTTTATCCCAAGTAATGTTATTGGCCTTAAGGTTAAAGCCTCCATGCGGGGTTTGGTTGCTAAAATTGGCGTTTGTTACATTCAAATTACCATTATTAACAATGAAATTCATCCATGAATCTTGCAAACCGGCTTTATCGTTATTCAAACTAGCGTTAGCGATATTCAAACGCTCTTGAGCGTTAAACACTAAAGTCGCACCCCCACCGGTTTGAGCGCCGTTACCAGAGCGAATCGTGCCGGTAATATCAATTTGATTGGCTTTAAAAACGCCTTGAATATAGCCCACTAACCCCCATTCAGCCCCCGAAGTTTTCCCAAAACTCACCACGCTATTAGAAGCGGGATTCGCCCCAGCAAGAAAGGGGGTGGTTTGGTTGAACACTAAAACGCTGTTAGAGCCGCTATAATCTTGCGTGAAAACGCCTGTGCCAGCGATCTTCCAAGTCGTCATGCCGTTGAGATAGAACACGGTGTTACTGGCGTTGTTATTGACATTTTTAAGATTAAACGCATCGTTATAAATATTCACGCAATGCGTATAGCCTAGAGTGCATAAACGAGTGAGCGTGATCCCATTATTAAAGTTTTCTTTGATGTAGTAAGTCAAGCCGTTATCAATGAATTGGACATTATAAATTTTAGCGCTGCTTGGCACGGATTGATTCTCATCAACTAACCTACCACTAGGATTTTCCCCGCTCGTCCAGCGCAACATTTGATACAAAGCGTTATTATTTTTATAATCCACGCTTTTAGCGTTAAGCAATTGATAAGTCGTGCCTACGCTTAGGCTGTTCAAAAGCCCTTGCATGTTAAAAACAACGCCCTTATTGAAAGTGAAAGTTGTTTGAGCGCCGTTTATTTTAAATTGGTTATTCGCATTGAAAGTGTCATCAGTAAAACTGACTTTAGGGGTATTATTGAAATCAAACACACCCCCATTGAACGAGTTCCCACTAAAATCCACTTGCTTGGCGTTGAAACTAAACGATCCGCCATTGAACGAGTTGTTATTGAAAGCGTCTGTCTGCTCCGCGTGGTTGAAACTAAACGAACCGCCATTAAATTTGTTTTCATTAAAGGCGTTATTTACGCCATTAAAAGTGTAAGAAGCGTCATCTAAAACGGATTTTTCAATGGTAGTCTTGCCTTGAAACTTAAAATTCCCTGCTAAAAAGTTCGTGTTTTTAAAATGGTAAGAATTTTCAGCGCCTTGAAATTTGTAATAAGCCTTGTTGAAATTCACGCTATCAAAAGCGCCATTACCGGTAAAATCATACCCCCCACCCGTCCAATCGTAAAAATCAGACTGAGAAACATTGATCTTGCCGCTCCCAGAGCTATCCCCTAACGCCATAAAAGTCATGTAAGAGTTTTGTGAAGTGGTTTTTAGGTTTTTAAAATCAGCCCCGGCGATATTAATTTCAGTCGCGCCCACAAAATTCAAAGTCGCCCCCCCACCGGTTTGAGCGCCGTTACCAGACATCATGTTACCGGTGATATAAACCCTATCGGCTGTGAAAGTGCCGGTGATATAGCCCGTTTTCCCCCAATTGACTCCCTCATACCCCCCAAAACGCACCGTGCTGTTAGATTTAGGGATGCTGCCATTAGCCCAAGGGGTCGTAGCGTTAAAGACTAAAGCGCTGTTTTTCCCACCATAGGTTTGAGTGAATCTCGCATTAGTGTAATTCCAAGTGTTTAAGCCGTTAAGATAAAAAATCGTGTCAGATCTATCATCATTAATATTTTTTAAATTAAAAACATTGTCATGGATATTCATGCTATTGGTGTAGTAAATATTGTTCGCGCCATAATAGACAGATTGTAAAACAATAGAATCAGGGCTAAAAATTTGTCTAAAATTATAGAGCGTGCCGCCTAAATTGTAGGTTACATAGTAAGTGTGGGTGTTGTTATTAGAAGTGGCGTTTTTGCTGTTGTCTTTTGTGGCTTGCGTGTTTTTAAGCCTGATAATATTCCATAAGTTGCTGACATCATTGTAAGCGATAGAGCCATTTTTCATGCTAAAGAGCGTGTAAGCGCTCCCTATTGTGGGCGTGTAATTTTGAATATTAAAAACCGCATTAGGATTAATGGTAACTTTAGCGCTCATATTGATAAAGGGCGAAGTGGGATTGTTGATCGTGGTTGTGCCTTGAAAATGAACACTAGCATCAGATCTATCAAAAACGAACCAACCCCCATTAAAGGTCAAATTATTAAAAGTGATATTGCTTGCATTAAGAATGTAGGCATTTCCTATAGTATTAGTGTTGGGCATGCTCCCTAGAGTGCTGTTGTTAAAGGTAACGCTATTGGCGTTAAGATTGAGTTTATAATGATTGATATTAGAGTTAGTGAAAGTGATGCTCCCCCCGATACCATTCCCACCCTTATAAGTGAGCGCGCCGTTATTATTGAAAGTTACCCCGCTAATGGTGGTTGTGCCATTGCTATCCACATTATCAAAGCCAAAATTCCCGCCATTGACGATCCCGCCATTATAAGTAATCTTTCGCCCCATCACATTAAAGCCCCCATTAGGGGTTTGGTTGCCAAAATCCGTGTTTGTCAAATTCACGCTATGATTGGAAATCAAATTGATCCAAGAAGTTTGCATCCCAGCTCTGTTATTTTGAAAATAAGCCCCATTAGCGCTTAATTCGTTTGAGCTTTCAAAAACAAGTATCGCCCCTCCGCCGGTTTTTAACTCATTACCCGATCCAACAGCTCCTGTGATAAAAATATCTCTAGCCTTAAAAACCCCTGTAATAAAACCTATATAGCCCTTTTCCCCAAACCACACAGAAGAATTATTGGGCGTTGAAGAAGCGTTTTTTGTCCCTATGTATAACTTACTATTATTATAGTTTTGCGTAAAACTCCTACTCCCCCCAGCCCAGGTGCGTAAAGGGCTGACATAGTAGGATTTGTTGTTATGATTTTCATTCACGCTATTGAGCCAATACACCGAACTATTATAATCTTCACTTTGAGCGCTCAAAGCTGAAACAAACCCTAAGGCTAAAAAGATTTTTTTATTAAAGGATACGCAAAGATTTGAATGCGTTTTTAAGGGATAAATTGTCAAAGACGAGTTTTTGATTTTATATTTTTTAGCGATTTTCTTTTTAACGCCCTTAAAAGAGCGGTTTTTAAAGCGTTTGTTTTTTAAATCTGTTTTATCATTTTTATCAATCATTTTAAACTCTTTCATGCGGTCATGCTAATACTTGCTAATACTTTTTGCACTGCCTATTATAACAATTAAAAAAGAATGCATGATCTCTTTGTGTGGTTATAGGGATCGTATCTTGTGAATGGAAGCCATCATTGGGTTATTTGGAACCTTTTTAAAACGCGTAACTATAAGCCGCATGGATAAAAACGCTCTCTAAAAAATAAGAATTTTTAAAAGAATTTCTAGTGTTTGAAAAAGGGATTTTAGCCCCAAGCTCTATGCGGTGGTGATGAGCAATCGTGCTGCCAAGCCCCACATTAAACAAGCCGTTATACCCCATAAACGAACTATTTTTCATGCCTAAATGGTTGCTTTGGTAAAAATACCCTATCCCAAGCCCCCCATACACCCCAAAGCTGTATTTTTTGTAAGTGTAAAAATCGCTCAATACATCTGCATTCAGGCTCAATAAGGAAGTGTTAATCGTGTGCAATGCGGTGGGTTTTATCGCCATAAGGTAGGAAAATTCACCCCTTAGCGCTAGAGCTTTAAAAAAAGCGAATTGATACCCCCCTTTAGCCCCCCATAAAAAAGCCGTATAAGAAGAATCGCTAACGGGTTTTGGGGTTATTTTAATAGGGGCTAAACCCACCATAGCCCCAAAATAAATATGACTTTTTTTAGGCTCAAACGCCCCTAACAAGCCCACCCATAAAGCCAAAATTAAAACAATTTTTTTCATTCTAAAGTTTTTTGGTTTTGATAAAACCGCTTGATTTTGTCGTCTATGGGAGCGAGAAGGCGATAAAACACCGGCACAATGAGTAAGCTTAACACCATAGAAATCATCAAGCCCCCACTCATCGCAATCCCTATAGGGGATTTCATCGCCGCTCCATCCCCACTCGCTAACGCTAAAGGCAGCATGCCGCAAACCATCGCAATGGTCGTCATTAAAATCGGTCTCAGACGGGTTTTGCCGGCAAACAAAATGGCTTCTTTGATATTCAAACCTTTTTTACGCTCTTCATTCGCCACATCAATTAAAAGCGTGGCGT contains:
- a CDS encoding ATP-binding cassette domain-containing protein yields the protein MISNINITPKKNIKNALNVNNFSFKSNTSTAIIGTNGAGKSTLINTILGIRADYNIKAQNNNTPYKNNIMPQRKQFGVVSNLFNYPPGLNANDIFRFYKFFYKNCTINLFDKKLLNKTYESLSDGQKQRLKIDLALSHHPQLVIMDEPETSLEQNALIKLSSLIELRNTQQLTSIIATHDLIVLESCKWVLLLNGGNIAKYETLDSILKTITISFSLKEKLSAKDLLALLKDI
- a CDS encoding ABC transporter permease, which codes for MGAILSILKLEIKSYLTNTSALFWTFIYPILMLLLLVFVFSKNTTEVFYFNSIIGLMGLLIISSAIFGLTQAIASLRSHNVFLFYILSPATLKQITLALIASRLIIVIIYAFTFIGISFYTLNIFDLLNFKTLIFGFISIFSSSLFCFCLAIFVAKIFQNEQSILGFANIINLYAVISCNVFVSLDYLPSIGQLFIKTSVFYQLNQLLLKSFQGIDPILILIASTLFIVCGITLFLLSANRMLLIERMR